A window from Rhizobium sp. BG4 encodes these proteins:
- a CDS encoding serine hydrolase: MQWIDATGSKFTGAVGRPIYVIYKTALVATLAFALVPAEVLRASEKNVTIDAPPYSSELVPGPSIPNVRYQCKGPASGKCRLSEFMEYARVCALLVIQNGRKRLERYSGDPDLCRDPDKYPNGPRRLYGVASVAKSITSTLVGQAIATRYGARTRAEFDAVLNRPLKEYVSGLGNAYSSVTLDHVLRMRSGVRWSEYGWYGLFADANRFGMDVRDNRSLSIPEFARRYRTRSDEQHPFNYSALDAAVAGYVAESMLGGEYLVNFMERGLWDQIGAKGKAKVGVDKNGTLIGPCCLKATVGDLARFGNFVLQNGRDPEGRQAIPKAWFGLATQASNAGDTIPRSSVSQNLNCPVRYRYFWWLREGKADFTAIGRDGQFLHIYPRENLVIVQISDWKAWTNGDFLECETFSAHDAIAAASRQ, encoded by the coding sequence ATGCAATGGATAGATGCGACAGGCTCCAAGTTCACAGGTGCCGTCGGTCGACCGATCTATGTCATCTACAAAACGGCGCTGGTAGCCACACTGGCCTTCGCCTTGGTGCCTGCAGAGGTGCTAAGAGCATCCGAGAAAAATGTCACGATTGACGCTCCTCCATACTCCAGTGAACTCGTCCCCGGACCAAGTATTCCAAACGTTCGCTATCAGTGTAAGGGGCCCGCTTCCGGGAAGTGCCGCCTAAGCGAATTCATGGAATATGCACGCGTGTGTGCGCTCCTTGTCATCCAAAATGGCAGGAAGCGGTTGGAGCGATACAGCGGCGACCCGGACCTTTGTCGCGATCCTGACAAATATCCGAATGGCCCAAGACGGCTCTACGGTGTCGCTTCTGTCGCAAAGTCAATCACATCGACACTTGTCGGGCAGGCCATCGCTACTCGTTACGGGGCACGGACGCGCGCCGAATTCGACGCGGTACTGAACCGGCCGTTGAAGGAGTATGTTTCGGGGTTGGGCAACGCCTACTCAAGCGTCACACTGGATCACGTCCTTCGGATGCGATCCGGGGTAAGATGGAGCGAGTACGGATGGTACGGGCTCTTCGCTGATGCGAACCGTTTTGGTATGGACGTGCGAGACAACCGGAGCCTCAGTATTCCCGAGTTCGCGCGCCGATACAGGACTCGCTCGGACGAACAGCATCCGTTCAACTACTCCGCTCTCGACGCTGCCGTCGCAGGGTATGTCGCTGAATCGATGTTGGGGGGAGAGTACCTGGTCAATTTCATGGAGCGGGGCCTTTGGGATCAAATTGGAGCCAAGGGAAAGGCAAAGGTGGGCGTGGACAAAAACGGGACTCTGATCGGCCCCTGCTGCCTCAAGGCGACCGTTGGTGATCTCGCCCGCTTTGGGAACTTTGTTCTCCAGAACGGCCGCGATCCGGAAGGTCGTCAGGCGATCCCCAAGGCTTGGTTTGGACTTGCAACACAGGCTTCGAATGCCGGCGACACAATTCCCCGCAGCAGCGTATCTCAGAACCTGAATTGCCCCGTCCGCTATCGGTACTTTTGGTGGTTGCGTGAAGGCAAGGCGGATTTCACAGCGATCGGCCGTGACGGCCAGTTCCTACATATCTACCCTCGAGAGAACCTGGTGATTGTCCAGATCAGCGATTGGAAGGCCTGGACCAATGGTGACTTCCTTGAATGCGAAACGTTTAGCGCCCATGACGCGATCGCGGCCGCATCGCGTCAGTAG
- a CDS encoding DUF2293 domain-containing protein, with product MARFSARAIEKHIRKKHPGCPDHAIAFFVKEMVDRDWSDATLGKAVGITMQTTLRHTTTDYDQLLLVGVERKEALRRVQPKIDAYLGSWKTQPRQPLDEEPLKATENT from the coding sequence ATGGCCCGTTTCAGCGCCCGAGCAATCGAGAAACACATTCGAAAGAAACATCCCGGATGCCCAGACCATGCCATCGCCTTCTTCGTGAAAGAGATGGTAGACAGGGACTGGAGCGACGCTACCCTCGGAAAGGCCGTCGGTATAACGATGCAGACCACATTGCGGCACACTACGACTGACTACGACCAGTTACTGCTTGTCGGCGTGGAACGGAAGGAAGCCCTCCGGCGCGTACAGCCAAAAATTGACGCCTATCTAGGCTCATGGAAGACTCAACCCAGGCAACCTCTCGACGAGGAGCCGTTGAAAGCAACGGAGAACACGTAG
- a CDS encoding AAA family ATPase, with translation MPQALANFQDDDIYSEFSQIRIKHPHHEAAVEVFEKLRKRKIAAPRAEQTAASLFAGSRSGKTTTVKWYIEKVVGVAWLDSRFRNAKNREELREVEAIKKNCSAADIAELQTFALFVELSGATTVSGLISDFLEALGDPDPYGGTTKQRRFRVERYLKERGYQIIFLDETQHIKVQTFSGPVSRQEDATEVQNTLKRWLKRWPIVFVGTQHAENVVFEHQVYTRSVSPIKFGPLHFANDNDKIIFNDFCGRLAHKLVQHGILPSPPKILVSGDVPLCLNIASKGRLGLVTVIVRMAIENMLNEEKITLELGHLSMAVENFSVRIGICKSNPFTAKEIVIPSLEEYERDDVEIDI, from the coding sequence GTGCCGCAAGCATTGGCAAATTTCCAGGATGACGATATCTATAGCGAATTCAGCCAGATACGGATAAAGCATCCGCATCATGAAGCCGCTGTGGAAGTCTTTGAGAAGCTGCGCAAACGGAAGATAGCCGCGCCGAGGGCGGAGCAAACCGCCGCGAGTCTCTTTGCAGGATCGCGTTCGGGAAAAACGACGACAGTAAAATGGTACATAGAGAAGGTTGTCGGGGTTGCTTGGCTTGATTCCAGATTTCGCAACGCTAAAAATCGTGAAGAGCTTCGCGAAGTCGAAGCGATAAAAAAAAACTGTTCAGCTGCTGATATCGCCGAGCTTCAGACATTCGCTCTGTTTGTCGAGCTGAGCGGCGCGACTACAGTGAGCGGCCTTATTTCTGATTTCCTGGAGGCGCTCGGAGACCCAGACCCGTATGGAGGAACCACAAAACAACGGCGCTTCCGCGTCGAGAGGTATCTCAAGGAGCGAGGCTACCAAATCATCTTCCTTGATGAAACTCAGCATATCAAAGTGCAGACTTTCTCTGGCCCCGTCTCCCGTCAAGAAGATGCCACTGAGGTCCAAAATACCCTGAAACGATGGTTGAAAAGGTGGCCAATTGTCTTTGTGGGAACGCAGCATGCCGAGAATGTCGTGTTCGAACACCAAGTATACACGCGGTCTGTGTCTCCAATAAAATTCGGCCCGCTGCACTTTGCTAATGATAACGACAAAATTATCTTCAACGATTTTTGCGGTCGCCTTGCCCACAAGCTCGTCCAGCACGGAATCCTCCCTTCACCACCGAAGATATTGGTCAGCGGAGATGTACCCCTGTGTTTGAACATCGCCTCGAAAGGTCGTCTCGGTCTCGTGACGGTCATCGTTCGAATGGCTATCGAGAACATGTTGAACGAAGAGAAAATCACGCTTGAGCTAGGCCACCTTTCAATGGCTGTTGAGAATTTTTCGGTGCGAATTGGCATCTGCAAGTCCAATCCATTCACAGCAAAAGAAATTGTGATCCCATCGTTGGAGGAATACGAACGTGACGACGTTGAGATCGACATCTGA
- a CDS encoding endonuclease/exonuclease/phosphatase family protein, with product MMRILTILAAFMVFCPGAYARDLKVATWNLGWHLSIPEAKDWIAKCSAPFQLNAATGLWEPAVSGTPGWKLTWGRDAPIAWNISLLPPCDIFKSPAFDIVSVTEAAYAKRSGQLTTFIEGKIAPDVIAFQEVSGEQAVRDALPSNGAGYFVCTFTGHKVQRLAFAWKREFGPAVECEVEDALSLPSLTEKERVRPGLALALNIDGKLTRFLDVHLKSSCVSPFDNPPDALDGDAGPGDPCKVLQQQVVPLEKWIERKSVDTDRVVLLGDFNRNVWHETNETGAVRTDGSDPMAELPPKVRARKLIGEVNDGAPEGTLLTLLDEACPVNTASDDACKRLKSAKIAADEKLLKQSENLGCRNPVGLDHILIGAGFSSSHPAEKLALGRQGRTLAASTDHPNPLLALSDHCPLAVVIAD from the coding sequence ATGATGCGCATTTTGACAATCCTTGCAGCATTCATGGTATTTTGTCCGGGCGCTTATGCTCGAGACCTCAAGGTCGCCACATGGAACCTTGGCTGGCATCTTTCGATACCAGAAGCCAAAGACTGGATCGCCAAATGCAGCGCTCCTTTCCAGCTCAATGCTGCTACGGGTCTGTGGGAACCGGCCGTAAGCGGAACGCCTGGCTGGAAGTTGACTTGGGGCAGGGACGCGCCGATAGCGTGGAACATCTCACTGCTGCCACCCTGTGACATCTTCAAATCTCCCGCATTTGATATCGTTTCGGTCACCGAGGCTGCGTATGCAAAACGCTCTGGGCAACTGACTACGTTCATCGAAGGCAAAATCGCTCCCGATGTCATAGCCTTCCAAGAAGTCAGCGGCGAACAGGCCGTTCGCGACGCGTTGCCGAGTAACGGCGCAGGCTATTTTGTCTGCACGTTCACGGGTCACAAGGTTCAGCGACTGGCCTTTGCTTGGAAAAGGGAATTCGGGCCTGCTGTCGAATGCGAAGTGGAAGACGCGCTAAGCCTGCCGTCACTGACAGAAAAAGAAAGAGTGAGGCCTGGCCTGGCCTTGGCGCTAAACATTGATGGCAAGCTTACTAGGTTTCTCGATGTTCACTTGAAGTCGTCGTGCGTCTCTCCGTTCGACAATCCGCCGGACGCGCTGGATGGGGACGCAGGACCCGGCGACCCGTGCAAGGTGCTTCAGCAGCAAGTTGTGCCGCTCGAAAAATGGATAGAACGTAAGTCGGTCGATACCGACAGGGTCGTCCTGCTCGGCGATTTCAATCGGAACGTCTGGCACGAAACCAATGAGACTGGGGCGGTCCGAACGGACGGCTCGGACCCCATGGCCGAGCTACCTCCGAAGGTCAGAGCCCGGAAGCTTATCGGAGAGGTGAACGACGGAGCTCCCGAAGGGACACTGCTTACCCTTCTTGACGAAGCATGCCCCGTCAACACGGCCTCGGACGATGCGTGCAAGAGGCTCAAATCTGCTAAGATTGCTGCTGACGAAAAGCTCCTGAAACAAAGTGAAAACCTCGGATGCAGGAATCCTGTCGGTCTCGACCATATCCTGATTGGGGCAGGATTTTCGAGTTCACACCCGGCCGAGAAGTTAGCGTTGGGCAGGCAAGGCCGAACCCTGGCGGCATCGACGGACCATCCAAATCCGCTGCTCGCGCTGTCGGATCATTGCCCGCTTGCCGTCGTGATCGCGGACTGA